In Sphingobacterium sp. lm-10, the DNA window ACCGCATCAATCTTATGTAGTGGTTAGTTGCGTAGTACTTACAAGGATTGATTTTTTTTTTAATTCGTTATATATTTAAAAACATATCGATAATCTTATGACCAAATCATTGCTATGGGCTGTAATTATGCTATCAGTTGGATTTAAAGGATGGGCTCAAGAGAGTTTAAATACTCCTGGCAAATCGACAGACTCGTTATCCAATGTATTTACCTTAGGTGAGGTTCAAGTGTTCAAGAATAAGCGAAGTCCCTTATTTAATTCAGTGCCTGCACATCAAATTCAACAATTTGCTAAGAACGATGTGGGTAAGGCCTTGAATCTTTTACCTGGGGTAACATTATCACAAATCGGACCTCGCAATGAAGCATTGATACATGTTAGAGGCTTCGATCTTCGCAATGTTCCGGTTTTGATTGATGGCATACCGGTTTATGTGCCTTACGATGGTTACGTAGACTTAGCCCGATTTACGACATTCGATTTGAGTGATATACAGATATCTAAAGGCTACACACCAGTTAATTATGGTCCTAACTCGATGGGAGGTGCCATTAATTTGGTAACTAGGCAGCCTGTAAAGGCATTTGAACTCAACGGTGCTAGCGGTTGGCAGACAGGTGGATTGCGTAGTAATTTAAATATTGGCAGTAATTTAGGTAATTTTTATTTTCAGGCAGGCTTATCAAAATTGAAGCGAAACTTTGTTCCCTTATCCAACGATTTTGAGGCTACAGCCTATGAAGATGGCGGTACAAGGGATAATTCTTACAGTGATGATGAAAAAGTAAGTCTGAAAGTAGCCTATCGTCCTACTACTAATTCCGAATATGCACTGAGTTACGCTTATCAAAGCGGTGAAAAAGGTACTCCTGTCTATGCAGGTGCAGATTCGTTGAATACACTATTCAGTAGGCCTCGCTATTGGCAATGGCCAAAATGGGATAAGCAAAGTCTTTATTTTTTATCTAACACCCAGCTAGATAACTCACAATCCGTTCGGACGAGATTGTACTATGATCAATTTAAGAATATACTGAACTCCTATGACGATGCGACATTCTCAACAATGACCAGACCTTATGCATTTTCCAGTTTATACAACGATCATACTTTAGGAGGGATTATCGAGTACGATAAGCAGATAGGCCGTATAGATCGACTGGTTACCAGTGTTCAGTACAAACGGGATGTTCATCGCGAGCATAATGTCGGAGAGCCTGAGCGCGAAATGTCGGATGGAACCTTCAGTATCGGTTTAGAGAACCAATTAGCCATTACCGAAGACTTACTTTTTCTTACCGGATTAAGTTTTAATAACCGCACCAGCATTAACGCCGAAGATTTCAATGCTCAAACACAGGAAATAATAAACTTTCCAGCAAATAGTAACAATGCATTTAATGTGCAAGGTGCCTTGCAGTATGATCTGAATGGTAATAATATAATAAGTGTGGCTATAGCGCGCAAAACGCGATTTGCTACCACTAAAGACAGGTATTCATACCGTATGGGTACTGCCTTGCCCAATGCTGATCTTGCTGCCGAATACGCGATCAATTATGATATTTCGTATAAAGGCTCGTTTGCAGATAATTCGCTTAATCTAGTGGGGTCACTATTTCTCAGTGATATTGAAAATACCATTCTAAATGTTCGGAATGTAGCGTTGGCCGCTGATGGTGTTACCTGGTTAAATCAGCTACAAAATGTTGGGCACACACGAAATGCTGGACTCGAAATTGGTGCAGACTACCGCATTGCCACATCTCTGGTTATTGGCGCCAATTATACCTTCATCAATCGAACGAATATTAGTGAACCCTCCATTTTCCTAACGGATGTTCCAAGGAATAAATTTTTTGGGTATCTTCAATATGGTTTCAAAGATGTGTTTACGATTCAGGCAAATGCAGAGTCGAACTCTGGTCGGTATAGCACGCCTTACGGTGTAATGACCGATCCTTTTACGGTTTTTAATTCTAGAGCTAGTGTGCATCTGTGGCGTTGGTTTTCTCTGGAAGCCGGGGTAAATAATATTTTTGATGCTAATTATGCACTAACGGAAGGTTATCCGGAAGCAGGACGTAACTATTTTGCCAATATCATGTATAGATTTTAACATGACATCGTCTAAGTACCTATATGCATTGCTATGGCTCGCTATGGTCGCATTATGTGTGGTGGGTAGCTCATCTATTGAATTGAAGCCTAGCTCTTATCCATTAGAAGTGCCGTATGGTTTTGGCGCGCGCTATAAAATTCCGGATGATAATCCGTTAACGGTGGAAGGGGTTGCATTAGGTCGGATGCTGTTTTATGAAACCGCGCTGTCTGCAAACGGCAGGCTCTCTTGTGGTAGTTGTCATCGTCAAGAACTAGCTTTTACAGATGGGGAGGACTTTAGTGTGGGGGCAAGCGGGATTAAACAACAGAGAAATACCATGTCTTTAGTTAATTTATTGTGGGTAAATAATTTTTTTTGGGATGGCAGAGCGCAAGGGTTAGAACAACAATCGTTAGAGCCCTTAACCAATGTGCATGAGATGGCTCAATCTATGACCGAGTCTGTTAGAAAACTTGAACAGATAACCATGTACAAATATGCTTTTAAAGCAGCTTTTGGTGATAGTTCAATAACTGCCAAGCGGATTCAAATGGGCCTGGCCCAATTTCAACGCACATTGATATCGTCAAATTCCGATTATGACAAATACCTGCTTGGAGAATATGTTCCGACCGAATCCGAGCGAAATGGGATTGCATTATTTTACGGAACAAACAGGTCTAAAGGGGTTTTACGTAGTGCAGGATGTAGCCACTGCCATGGCGGAGTAAAAACCTATGCAGAGCTATTTATGAATAATGGTTTGGATAGTATCTACTATGATCAAGGGCGCGAAATGGTAACGGGTAGGCAAGGCGACCGGGGGCGGTTTCGTGTAGTAACATTGCGAAATATTGCTGTTACAGGGCCTTACATGCATGATGCTCGGTTCGAAAGTTTGGAGGATGTATTGGATCATTATAGTGATCACTTAATAACTGGGCATGGTATAAGCCCTTTTCTGGAAAATAGGATGGGAACATCTGGTCAGCATAATAGGCTGACTGTACAAGAAAAAAAAGATATTATCTCGTTTCTACATATGCTCACTGATACGACGTTTTTGCGGGATGAACGTTTTTCTAATCCTTTTTTAAAAATATTATAATTATGCGTGTAATCTACCTAATGTTATTACTTTCTGCCTGCTTCGGAAGCATGGCTCAGGATAGGAGTTTTGAATTGAAAATAAGCGGTGATATCCCAAAAGAGCTTGTATTTGACCAGGAAGATTTTGAGAAATTACCCACCATTAATGAAGTGCTGAAGGATAATAGGTCGGGCAAGGCTTACGTTTACACAGGAGTAAACGTACAAGCTTTGCTGGAAAAAGCGGGCGCTCCGGTAGGAGCAGCGCTTCGAGGGGAGAACTTATCCAAATTTCTGTTAGTACGCTGTGCTGATGGATATGAGGTGTTGTTCTCGCTTGCCGAGCTGGATAGCTCATTTACAGATAGGCGAGTTGTATTGGCATACCTAAAAGACGACGTTCCATTAGATGCGAGTGAAGGTCCTTTACGATTAATCGTTCCCGGAGAAAAAAAACCAGCAAGAAGTTGTTTTCAAGTAGTGGAGATCATTATAGGCTTTGCCCCCGTATTTTCTACTGTAAATCTGGAAAAATAAACTTTTAAAAATTCCTTGCCTAATGGTCGCAAATTGGTAAACAAATTCAAAATGTTTACAAAATTGTGGTCTTGCTTTGTACATAAAAAGTATCACTATGTATTTAAGCGAGTTCATCCGTTCTGCTGTTTCATGCCTTCTGGTTATATTAGGTTCTATATCCTATTGTTTCGCACAATATAGTTCCGTCACATTATCCGGGCTGGTACGCGACAAAAGCGATCGAAGTGCTATATCTTATGTAAATGTTAGTTTAAAGGAGCGAGGCAGTGAAGAAGTGCTGATCGCAACGTTGAGTAACGAACAGGGAAGATACACTTTGCCGGATGTAAAGCCAGGAAATTATGTGTTGGTCATGGCTTCTATAGGTTATGTGGGCCATCAAGAACAAATTTATGCGGGATCCCTCTCTGAGTACTTGGAACTGCCGCCTGTCGATTTGGTTACATCGGCTACGGAAATTGCTGATGTAGCCATCACCGCTCGGCGAAATGGAGTAAGTAGCAACCTAGAGCGCAAGAGCTATTCCATGGCAGACAACATCAGTCAGGCGGGAGGATCTGTACTACAAAGCATGCAAAATCTTCCTGGTGTATCTGTGCAGGATGGCCGTGTCTATCTCCGCGGCAGTGATCAGATTACGGTACTCATCGATGGAAAGCAAACGGCGCTTACCGGCTTTGGTAGCCAAGTCGGATTGGATAATATTCCAGCATCTGCTATAGAAAAGGTAGAAATTATCAACAACCCCTCTGCGAAATTTGATGCGAATGGTAACGCCGGCATCATCAACATTGTGATGAAAAAAGAGCAACAGCAGGGCTTCAATGGAAAAGTAGGGATCACTGCGGGGGCGGGATCATTGTGGGAACGGAGAGCTAATTTGCCTACCATCAGGCCTCAATACACCATAACGCCAAAAATCAATCCTTCGGTATCATTAAATTATCGCAAAGAAAATCTGAATGTCTTCCTGCAAGCGGACAATCTCTACACCGAAACGTTAAACAAAAACGATTATGTTCGCCGGGTATACGATGACGGCACGGTGATCAACTCTCAGCTTAAGCGAAACCGAAACACCAATTTCCTAACTACGAAAGCTGGTGTAGACTGGGAAATTAATCCGAATAATACGCTGACGATCTCTGGGATGTTTGGTAGTGAAAAAATCATTGATCGCGGTGACCAACCCTTTTTCAATGCCGATTTCTCAGAGCGTCGCCGGTTATGGCAGTTTCTGGAAGACGAGCTGAAGACAACTGTAATGGCTACGGCGTCATATCGGCACACATTTTCCGAACCTGGACACCAATTGATGGCGGGCTTCAACTATACCTTTCATCGAGAGGATGAACAATATTTTTACGATAATTTTCTGCCTACTTCTACAGGAACCGATGCGTTCAAATTGTTGTCCGATGAGCAGGTTTATGATTTTAATCTGGATTATGTCAGGCCACTTCGGTACGGGCGATTGGAAACGGGGATAAAATTACGTAACCGCATTATCCCTACTAACATGGAGTTTCGTCCGGGTATTAATTCTGTACTGGATTTTGATGCCGGTGGATGGGCGGACTACAAAGAATTTATTCCTGCTATTTACGGGACATATGTATTTGAAAGTCCGAAATGGGAAGCAGAACTGGGCCTTCGCGTAGAATACGTGCGTATTCAATATGACGTAAATCCAGACCACAATACTTATAATAGTGATGGGTACCATTATACGCAGCCGTTTCCTAATCTTCGTCTGGCGTATAAACTCAATGATCATAACAAAATATCGCTATTTTACAATCGACGTGTGGATCGTCCAAATGAGGTAGATATTCGCATATTTCCGAAATATGACGATGCCGAGATTATCAAAGTGGGAAACCCGGCTTTGCGTCCGCAGTTCACAAATAGTATAGAGTTGGGGCACCGCACGGCATGGAATGGAGGTTCCCTTTACTCCGCATTGTATCATCGCTTTGCTGATGGTACTATTACCCGAATTGCCAGTACTGTTCCGGGCAGCACATTGATCTACGATGTTTTCCAAAATGCTGGTAGAAGTTACAACACAGATGTCGAAATGACCTGGGATCAGCAGCTATCAGCGATGTATTCCTTTAATATAAATGCAAACCTGTACCGCAATCAGATTAATGCATTTACAGTCGAGAATCTATATCCGGAGCGAAATATCTTTTCAGCGCCACAACAAACGGCTGTATCAGGAAATGTTAAGCTCAATAATAAATTTCGTTTCCGCGGAGGGTGGGAAGGCTTGCTGACAGGAATTTACCTTGCTCCTGATTTATTACCTCAAGGCACAATCGGAGCCAGATTTTCGGTAGATGCCGGCTTGAAAAAGAGTATACAAAAGGGAAAAGGCGAGCTATTCTTTAATGCGACCGATTTATTCAATACGATGGTTATTCGTAGAGAAATTTTTGGTGCGGGCTTCTCCTATACCAGTGAAGACTACTACGAAACACAAGTGGTGCGAGTAGGGTATAGCTACAAGTTTTAATAGTACTGATTATCTCTATTTCTTCTTGTAATTAGTCATGAAACTGAAATCATGGATTTTATACAGCTTGAAAGTGCTAGTCTTATTTGGCGGTACTTTCTTTCAAACCAGTGCGCAGACTGCCCGCGTCGGATCATACGTTTCAGCCAATACATTCATAACGAATCCTATTACAGACACGCTGGTTCCTCTCACTTACCGTACTGAAAGAGAACGTCCTGTTTTTCTGCTTGGATCCGGCGTATTGATTGGTTATGGACTTATTAGTCTGGGTAACAATGGTGTGCGACAGCTTAACAACGAGGCGCGAGAGGAGATTCGTGAGCATAATCTAAGACGTAATAAACTGGATAACTATACTCAGTACTTTCCAACGCTAATGGTATATGGGTTGAATGCAACAGGAGTCAAAGGCCTGCATAATTTTGTCGACAGATCGCTAATCTACGGTACCTCGCAACTCATCGCCGCTAGCTTCGTGTTGCCACTTAAACATATTGTAGGAGAGGAGCGTCCTGATGGTTCTAATCGACTATCTTTTCCTTCTGGGCATACAACTACTGCATTTTCTTCTGCCCACTTTATGTACAGGGAATATCGGGATAATAATTTATGGCTGAGTTTGTCAGGTTATCCTTTTGCTATTTTTACGGGAGCCTATCGTGCTGTCAACGATCGACATTGGTTAGGTGATGTGGTAGCAGGTGCCGGCTTTGGCATTTTGTCTACCGAACTTTCTTATTTGCTCTACCCAAAGATTAATAAATTTTTATCCAATGGTAAAAAACGACGCTCCCATATAATGGTTTTTCCGCAATACCAACAAAATATGTTGGGTGTGGGGTGTATCGCTAATTTCTAACGAAGTATTTACTGTATCCATTAATCGCTTAGCGCTGTGGACTAAAACTCCACAACAAATTCATGCATTCCTTTTTCAAATTTGTAGTATACAGTCCACTGATGAAATTTACAAATTTCGTATACAATCGCAAGACCAAGCCCACTACCGGCAGTCTTACCAGATGTTTTTCTAAACCGTTTAAAAAGCCCTTGCAGCTCTAGGGTACTGCTGCCCGAATTGCTCACTGTAAATCCCATATTATGGAGCTTTACGCCAATTTCTCCATTTGTATTCGTATGCCTTATGGCGTTCAACAGCAGATTGTTGCATAACAAATCAATTAAAATCTCATTGGCTTGAACATGGATGTCAGGAGAAATGCTTGTATGTAAAACTAACTTCTTTTGTTCTATGTATTCGTAGAGAACCTCTATGCGTTGTCGTAATAAACCGTCAAAAGAACAAGGGTTGTATGCGAATTGGTTATTTTCAATTTTAGCTAATAGGAGTAGATTTTTATTGATTCGTGCACTTCTGTTCAACGTGTGATTCATTTCTTCTACTATGTCGTATTGATCGGTACTCAGATCTGTACTTTGCAAAAGTACATCTAATTTATTTTTAAGAATTGCTAATGGTGTTTGTAGCTCGTGCGATGCATTCTCCGTGAACTCTTTTTGCGTTTTGTAGGTAGATACATTTCTTTCCAATAGACGAGCGATGTCCGAGTTTAATTCTTCGAACTCCCTAATATCGCTTTTCATGAAATCTATTTGCGATTGCTGATTGATGTTGAAGGTTTTTAATTTACTCAGCGTATCCTGAAATGGATGCCAGATTTGTTTAGACAACCTACGATTTAAAATAATCAGCCCGAAAGCAATAAGTAGGAAGAAACAAATAGAAATTAAACTAATAGCCACCACCGTCTCGTCTGTTTCCTCAATATTTGTCTCCACTGTTAGTGTAAAGGCCTGGTCATTAATAATAATCGTTCGCTGGAGGCAACGAAATCGATCTTCGGAAACTTCTCCTTCGAATTCAGATGTCCGGTAGATGGTGTAGACACTGTCCGCTTTAGCATCTACAGAATGACTAGGTTCTAATTTGGTGCCTGGTTGAATGTCGTTCCACAAAAGTATACTTTGTGCCAACTCATCAGCAGAAAGGTTTAGTTTAGTTAATCCACGCAGCGTTTTTTTAGCGATAATATCGTTATGTTCATCCAGCTCTCCTTTCCAGATGTTATCTACAACAATATAATAAACAGGAATACTGATGACAAAAATGATCGATATATAGATCATAAATGGCAAAGTGGTCTTCTGTAGTAACGGCTTCATCTTCTATTTTATTTGGTCAATCCATTTATATCCGGTACCGTAAACAGTCTTTAAATAACGCTCGCATCCAGCTTCATACAGTTTTTTCTTTAAATTTTTTACGTGAGCATATACGAAGTCATAATTGTCCAACATATCGGCAAGATCACCAGAAAGATGTTCTGCTAGCGTACTTTTTGATATTACCCTTTCTTTGTTCCCAATAAAATAAATAAGCAGATCGTATTCTTTCTTAGTAAGTTGGATCTCTCTGTTGTTCACCGTAACATTTTTAGATAACAAATCAATTCGTAAAGGCCCCTGTTCGGTTGTGTTACTTCTGCTAAAATGGCTTCTTCGAATAATGGAATACATTCTCGCGGTCAATTCTGAAAGATGAAAAGGTTTAGTCAAGTAATCATCCGCCCCGATTTGCAGACCTCTAATTTTATCTTCCAAAGAATCTTTTGCCGAAATAATTATCACCCCATCTTGCTTGTTCATCTCCTTCAATATTTGTAAAAGGTGTAACCCATTCCCATCAGGAAGTCCAATGTCAAGCAATATACATTCATAATCGAAAGCATAGATTTTTTCAAGTGCGTCATGATAACTCTCCGCCCACTCGCACTTGTATTGTTCAGACTTTAGATAGCTTAACATACTTTTTGCCAGTTCAGGTTCATCTTCGATGATTAATACTTTCATACAACAAAAATAGCATACTAATTTTGTAGAAATTTAGTATTCTAAAGCCTGCACTGCTAACTTAATTGTTAAATATTACCCTCGGGCAAGAAATAAAAGAGGTTAATTGTTGTGCTCTTTCGAATTGTGCGTTCTCATGAGACTAAAATATTTCAATTATAGCGTGCCGCTGGTGAATTATCAGAGTTTAAAAGACATTTTTTGGTTTTATTACCATTTTTACAATATTATTTGTCAATAAGTAATAAAATGATGTTTTTTTAATGATAAATATTTTTAAATTAGCATTATTGTTTAACTAGCTATCAAATAATATTCTTATTAAATCA includes these proteins:
- a CDS encoding response regulator transcription factor; this encodes MKVLIIEDEPELAKSMLSYLKSEQYKCEWAESYHDALEKIYAFDYECILLDIGLPDGNGLHLLQILKEMNKQDGVIIISAKDSLEDKIRGLQIGADDYLTKPFHLSELTARMYSIIRRSHFSRSNTTEQGPLRIDLLSKNVTVNNREIQLTKKEYDLLIYFIGNKERVISKSTLAEHLSGDLADMLDNYDFVYAHVKNLKKKLYEAGCERYLKTVYGTGYKWIDQIK
- a CDS encoding cytochrome c peroxidase, translated to MTSSKYLYALLWLAMVALCVVGSSSIELKPSSYPLEVPYGFGARYKIPDDNPLTVEGVALGRMLFYETALSANGRLSCGSCHRQELAFTDGEDFSVGASGIKQQRNTMSLVNLLWVNNFFWDGRAQGLEQQSLEPLTNVHEMAQSMTESVRKLEQITMYKYAFKAAFGDSSITAKRIQMGLAQFQRTLISSNSDYDKYLLGEYVPTESERNGIALFYGTNRSKGVLRSAGCSHCHGGVKTYAELFMNNGLDSIYYDQGREMVTGRQGDRGRFRVVTLRNIAVTGPYMHDARFESLEDVLDHYSDHLITGHGISPFLENRMGTSGQHNRLTVQEKKDIISFLHMLTDTTFLRDERFSNPFLKIL
- a CDS encoding molybdopterin-dependent oxidoreductase, whose product is MRVIYLMLLLSACFGSMAQDRSFELKISGDIPKELVFDQEDFEKLPTINEVLKDNRSGKAYVYTGVNVQALLEKAGAPVGAALRGENLSKFLLVRCADGYEVLFSLAELDSSFTDRRVVLAYLKDDVPLDASEGPLRLIVPGEKKPARSCFQVVEIIIGFAPVFSTVNLEK
- a CDS encoding HAMP domain-containing sensor histidine kinase is translated as MKPLLQKTTLPFMIYISIIFVISIPVYYIVVDNIWKGELDEHNDIIAKKTLRGLTKLNLSADELAQSILLWNDIQPGTKLEPSHSVDAKADSVYTIYRTSEFEGEVSEDRFRCLQRTIIINDQAFTLTVETNIEETDETVVAISLISICFFLLIAFGLIILNRRLSKQIWHPFQDTLSKLKTFNINQQSQIDFMKSDIREFEELNSDIARLLERNVSTYKTQKEFTENASHELQTPLAILKNKLDVLLQSTDLSTDQYDIVEEMNHTLNRSARINKNLLLLAKIENNQFAYNPCSFDGLLRQRIEVLYEYIEQKKLVLHTSISPDIHVQANEILIDLLCNNLLLNAIRHTNTNGEIGVKLHNMGFTVSNSGSSTLELQGLFKRFRKTSGKTAGSGLGLAIVYEICKFHQWTVYYKFEKGMHEFVVEF
- a CDS encoding phosphatase PAP2 family protein, whose protein sequence is MKLKSWILYSLKVLVLFGGTFFQTSAQTARVGSYVSANTFITNPITDTLVPLTYRTERERPVFLLGSGVLIGYGLISLGNNGVRQLNNEAREEIREHNLRRNKLDNYTQYFPTLMVYGLNATGVKGLHNFVDRSLIYGTSQLIAASFVLPLKHIVGEERPDGSNRLSFPSGHTTTAFSSAHFMYREYRDNNLWLSLSGYPFAIFTGAYRAVNDRHWLGDVVAGAGFGILSTELSYLLYPKINKFLSNGKKRRSHIMVFPQYQQNMLGVGCIANF
- a CDS encoding TonB-dependent receptor, yielding MYLSEFIRSAVSCLLVILGSISYCFAQYSSVTLSGLVRDKSDRSAISYVNVSLKERGSEEVLIATLSNEQGRYTLPDVKPGNYVLVMASIGYVGHQEQIYAGSLSEYLELPPVDLVTSATEIADVAITARRNGVSSNLERKSYSMADNISQAGGSVLQSMQNLPGVSVQDGRVYLRGSDQITVLIDGKQTALTGFGSQVGLDNIPASAIEKVEIINNPSAKFDANGNAGIINIVMKKEQQQGFNGKVGITAGAGSLWERRANLPTIRPQYTITPKINPSVSLNYRKENLNVFLQADNLYTETLNKNDYVRRVYDDGTVINSQLKRNRNTNFLTTKAGVDWEINPNNTLTISGMFGSEKIIDRGDQPFFNADFSERRRLWQFLEDELKTTVMATASYRHTFSEPGHQLMAGFNYTFHREDEQYFYDNFLPTSTGTDAFKLLSDEQVYDFNLDYVRPLRYGRLETGIKLRNRIIPTNMEFRPGINSVLDFDAGGWADYKEFIPAIYGTYVFESPKWEAELGLRVEYVRIQYDVNPDHNTYNSDGYHYTQPFPNLRLAYKLNDHNKISLFYNRRVDRPNEVDIRIFPKYDDAEIIKVGNPALRPQFTNSIELGHRTAWNGGSLYSALYHRFADGTITRIASTVPGSTLIYDVFQNAGRSYNTDVEMTWDQQLSAMYSFNINANLYRNQINAFTVENLYPERNIFSAPQQTAVSGNVKLNNKFRFRGGWEGLLTGIYLAPDLLPQGTIGARFSVDAGLKKSIQKGKGELFFNATDLFNTMVIRREIFGAGFSYTSEDYYETQVVRVGYSYKF
- a CDS encoding TonB-dependent receptor plug domain-containing protein, yielding MTKSLLWAVIMLSVGFKGWAQESLNTPGKSTDSLSNVFTLGEVQVFKNKRSPLFNSVPAHQIQQFAKNDVGKALNLLPGVTLSQIGPRNEALIHVRGFDLRNVPVLIDGIPVYVPYDGYVDLARFTTFDLSDIQISKGYTPVNYGPNSMGGAINLVTRQPVKAFELNGASGWQTGGLRSNLNIGSNLGNFYFQAGLSKLKRNFVPLSNDFEATAYEDGGTRDNSYSDDEKVSLKVAYRPTTNSEYALSYAYQSGEKGTPVYAGADSLNTLFSRPRYWQWPKWDKQSLYFLSNTQLDNSQSVRTRLYYDQFKNILNSYDDATFSTMTRPYAFSSLYNDHTLGGIIEYDKQIGRIDRLVTSVQYKRDVHREHNVGEPEREMSDGTFSIGLENQLAITEDLLFLTGLSFNNRTSINAEDFNAQTQEIINFPANSNNAFNVQGALQYDLNGNNIISVAIARKTRFATTKDRYSYRMGTALPNADLAAEYAINYDISYKGSFADNSLNLVGSLFLSDIENTILNVRNVALAADGVTWLNQLQNVGHTRNAGLEIGADYRIATSLVIGANYTFINRTNISEPSIFLTDVPRNKFFGYLQYGFKDVFTIQANAESNSGRYSTPYGVMTDPFTVFNSRASVHLWRWFSLEAGVNNIFDANYALTEGYPEAGRNYFANIMYRF